The following nucleotide sequence is from Roseivirga sp. BDSF3-8.
GAGCTTAATAACCTTCCTTACTTCTATACAGTCACAGATGTGGCCACCGGCCCCTCTGGCTTCGTATATACAACAGAAAATCCGGGTGTAGTGCGTAAGTTTGATCCCCTTGGTGTTGAAATGTATACCGTTGCAGGGCCCGAGTACTATTATGCCTTTACGCCTTATATTAGCCTGGATGGTACCGGTCGTATTTTTCTGTTCGGGATCGATAGCCAGGGAAGTTCATTATACCTGAAAAGCCTTTCTCCCGCGTCATACCGTACTCTTACCATTCCTTCCGGAGCGTCTTCTTTTTATTATGAAGTTGAAGATGCCAAGGGGCAGACCTTTTCAGAAACTATCAATTTCACCACCACCTCCATTACCGGCATAAATGCCACTTTGGATAACAATGCTTATGAGATCAGTTGGGAGCCAGCGCTTGGAGAGTTTACCGGCTATGAAATTTACCGCCAGGATAGCGAACAGCTTACCCGTATCGGAAGTGTAGCCCCTTCCGAAACCTCATTTACACATTATACAGAGGTAGCGCTGAAAGATAAGCCCGAATACGTGGTTAGAGTATTAACGAACACTAGCGAAAATCAAAGCAACCCCCATAGCCCTGCCGTACTAACAGCCAAAGCCGAAACAGGAGGTAAGGTAGACCTGAACTGGCAGCCCTACACCGGTTATGAAAATGCCACATACACCATCTATCGCGGTGCCGATGAACACAGTATGGAGCCAATAGCCAGCCTGAAAAGCGACCAGTTTACCTTTAAAGACAAGCTCCCTGCCTCCGGTGAATACCTTTACCGCTTGGAAATCAAGGGCGAAGAAGGAACAAGCAGGTCCAATACGGTGGCCGCTTCTTCCGAAATCAGTGATCAGGAAGTCGCCCTATGGCCTAACCCTGCCATAGATGTCGTGCATTGCCGATGGGAGGGGAGGAGCCGTAACAATACCCTGGAGCTTACCGACCTGCAGGGTCGCTTAGTGGCCGAAATGCATAATGTGGACCCCAGCGGCTATGAGTTGAAGAGAGGGAATACGCCTGCCGGCATCTACCTCCTCACCTTCGAAGATGCCGCCGGTAAGACCACCGAGAGACTGGTATTTAGATAAATAGATGACCCACAAGGTCAGTTTCTGCCTCCCGTCTCTCTTTCGCGAGGTCACTTCCTTTATTTAATAATATATAAGAATACAATAATGACTACCAATAAATTACGACATCTGATCCTTACCCTCTTTTGCCTGTTACCACTAGCCCTCTTAGCCCAGGACTATGAGATACTACGAGTAGAAAATGTCCGTGACGGCTGGAATAAACTCAAAATGGGCAATAATCCTTCCAGCTTCTGGAATCCTAAAGTGGATGTCACTGCCGGGGGAAATACCCACCTTGAATTAGAGTTCAGAATTTCCGAGGGCACGCCGGACCTGAGTCGTTTGCAAATAAGGCCCAACGGCTATGGAGGCAACCCCATTAAACTGGCTGACTACGTGCCTGTCGACTTCACTTATGGTTTTGAGTGGTATACCATCAGCATACCCCTGGCTAACTTTGATACGGGTATCGATTTTTCTCAGCTCAATCTGCTTCAAATACCCTATAGCAATAATGCCGGCTTATTTGTGATGGAAATCCGATCCGTTACTTTTACCGGCGGAGCTACTCCCTATGTTTGGTTCGGGGAGGGTAAACGGGATAATATACATGATGGATTTGGTAATTCCGGCCAGTTGATTGCCGCCATTGAGAAAGAGTTTTATTTTCAGTATGACTATAGTTACCCAGGCAGAGTCGAAGTTGCCTATTATAATGAGGCCACGGAGGGGTATTATTTAGTTGATTCATGTCAGATACCCCAAGTTTCCTGTATACAAGATGATGAAAATAGACCTGTTGAATTTTTAGATCCAGTTGTAAGTAATTGTGAGTTTATTTCAGGTACTCACAATATTCAGGCAACTTTGAAAGATGGGTCCTTGGTTTCGGAAAGCTTTGTAATCCCGAGTCTGGAGCCATTAGGTTTAGTCTCTGCCGACCTAACCCCACCTACTGATACCATAGATGGAAACATAGAAGTAACAGTTAAAGGGGGGCGGGCACCGTATTTCTTTAGGCAGCAGGGCAGTTTTGTGTATCAGAGATCAGAGGGATTGTTTAATGAGACAGTGGATCCTTTTCAATGGTCATATAATCCTCTTTACAGTTATACCGCAACCGGACATTTTCCAGACCTACAGGTCGACCTATATGAGAATGTATATGTTCAATCAGGAGAAACCATCGAAAAGCTGGACAAATATGGGGTAAAACTATGGGATCTTCACATCTCTAATGGTTTCATTTACCAACTTTATGTTGATCCTAATGGAACTCTTTACGTATCCGGTATGGCAGAGACCGGCTTCAACCTTGAAGGTAGACATCTCGGAGTTGATACGGTTACTAGTTTTATAGCCAGAATAAATGCTAATGGTCAACTAGAATGGCTTAGAAATATTGGAACCGATAGGGTAATTGCCATAAATTCTGATAGAAAAGGCAGTTTGTATTTACTTACGGAGTCTATAAGGCTCCTTAAAATGGGAATTAATGGTGTTTTGAATTATAATATTTTATTAAACACTGACTATGAGTTTCTCAGAGCTTTTGGGAAAATAGCCTTTGATGATAAAGGAAATATTTTTGCAGCGTCGTCTAGTGGCCTTTATAGCCCTACCACCGTACTAAGCAAAATAACTGAAGATGGTAATGTGATTTTTAGCAAAAGATTAGAAGGTGCAGGCGTTGTAAGAGGAATGATCTATCGTCCATATACAGACCTTGTTATCATAGATTATCAGATGGGGCCTCATATATTTTACATGACTACTTTTAGATCTTATAATGATGATGGCACATTAAGTTATACTAATACACTAGACTTATTTAATAATACTTTCCCTGGCGTTGCATTTGATCAGGCTGGGTTGCCTTATGTGATTTTTCAGGATGCTACTATGCACCAACTTGATATGTTTGGTGCGATCGTACATTCTTATGAAATTGGTGATTGGGTAATATTTCCAGAGATGGTTATAGATGAAGTAGGCAATTTTCATATTGCTACGCATAGTGGATATTCCGGTGACTTTCCTGTTACTACTTCATCTTCTGGTTATACCCTTTTATTTAAATTTTCTCCCCCACAAAAAAGAAATATAATCATACCCAGCGGCTGGTCTGAACATAATATTTTGTTAGAAGACGTTTCTAATCAATCTTTATCGCTCAATCTGAACTTTACCACCACCTCCATCACCGGCATAAACGCCACTCTGGATAACAAAGCCTATGAAATCAACTGGGAGCCACCGCTTGGAGAGTTTACCGGCTATGAAATTTACCGCCAGGATGGCGAGCAACTTACCCGTATCGGAAGTGTAGCTTCTTATCAAACCTCGTTCACCCATTATACAGAGGTAGCGCTGAAAGATAAGCCCGAATACGTAGTAAGAGTATTGACCAAGGATGGTGAAAACGAAAGTAAACCCCATAGCCCTGCCGTACTAACAGCCAAAGCCGAAACAGGAGGTAAGGTAGACCTGAACTGGCAGCCCTACACCGGTTATGAAAATGCCACATACACCATCTATCGCGGTGTCGATGAATACAGTATGGAACCAGTAGCCAGCCTGAAAAACGACCAGTTTACCTTTAGCGACAAGCTCCCTGCCTCCGGTGAATACCTTTACCGCTTGGAAATCAAGGGCGAAGAAGGAATAAGCAGGTCCAATACGGTGGCCGTTTCTTCTGAGATCAGTGAACAGGAAGTTGCCCTATGGCCTAACCCAGTCATAGATGTCGTGCATTGCCGATGGGAGGGGAGGAGCCGTACCAATACCCTGGAGCTTACCGACCTGCAGGGTCGCTTAGTGGCCGAAATGCATAATGTGGACCCCAGCGGCTATGAGTTGAAGAGAGGGAATACGCCTGCCGGCATCTACCTCCTCACCTTCGAAGATGCCGCCGGTAAGACCACCGAGAGACTGGTATTCAGGTGAACCTCAAGTGACTTTATCAGCTATATGGCTATGGAAAGATTCTTTAGCCCTCAAACCAGAAGTAACTTATAATTTCAAACCACATGAATACGGCAACTACCACTTTTCGCACTTTCTTCCTGATATTTTTGATCTTCATGTCCTCAGGAGTTTTTGCCCGGGAGTATAACATTCTACATATAGAGAATGCTTATAATACCTGGACCAAGCTCAAGATTGGTAATAACCCTGTCGATATATGGAAGCCGGTTAATGTACTTAATGGTGGAAATACACACCTGGAAATCCAGCTAAGAGTTATTGATGGATCCCCCGATCTGTCACGGCTGGAAATACGTCCAAACGGATATACCGGTTTTCCTACGGTCAGATTCAGCAGTTATACTGATCCCGTACAAATTAAGGATGTTAACTGGACTACCCTTAAAATCCCGCTGGCAGACTTTAGCACCAGTATTGACTTCAGTCGGTTATACCTTCTCCAGCTACCATACAGCAATAATGCCGGTGCTTTTAAAATGGAAATCAGATCTATCAGATTTACAGGAGGTTCTAATCCCTATCTGTGGTTTGGTATGGATAAGACTGACAATATCCATGATGGAAACGGAAATCCAGGCCAGATGGTGGCAACAATCAGGCAACCGCAAAGCATCAATAATGATTTTCAGTTTTTAAGAGTAGAAAATCTTTATGCCAATGCCGGTATTCTCAAAATAGGGAACAATCCTGAAGATTTCTGGAATCCTAAAGTAGATGTCACTGCAGGGGGAAATAGTCATTTGGATATCACATTACGACTGGCAGAAGGTTCTCCGGATTTCTCAAAACTTGAGATTCGGCCAAATGGTCATACTGCCTCACCGGTGGCTCTCGGAGGTTACCTTCCGCCGGACTTTGAGACCGGATACGATTGGCATACCATACGTATACCCCTAGCAGATTTCGATGCTTCCATTGACTTCAATAAGGTTTATCTGCTACAGCTTCCATATAATAACGGCGCTGGCCCATTTACCCTTGATATTAAAAAAATAGCCTTTACCGGAGGAACCACGCCCTACCTTTGGTTTGGACCCGGCAAGAGAGATAATATTACCAATGAAGAGGTCTACGGGCTGTTGAATACCTCCATCAGATCGGATCTTTACCTGTCTGCAGATGTAACCTATTCAAGTGCTGTTTCCCCTATAGGTACTGCCAGTCTCATTGCTGTACACAAAGACAAGTTTGACCAAAGTGCATTTGATCATTTGTGGGTATGGCAGGATGGGTACATTGGGAGAACGAGGAACAACCTCCATCCCGGGGTACATACGGTGGTTTTTGGACCGCTTGAAGAGGCATACGATACCTTAGTATTCAGGATAGCATCAGCCGGACCACTTAGCGGTAGTGTGACGGTTAACCCACCTACTGGCGATAGTGAAGGATCCTATGCCGCATTCATCAGTGGCGGAGTGCACAAATTAGATGTAACCCGTAATAGTGGAAATGGAAACCCTATACTTACATATAAAGAATCGATTAGCTATGATTATTTTGATAGATTCATACCACAGGATAACTATCTGTTTGATGCTTATGGAAACTCCTATCGGGTTAATTATATCACTCTGGAACTCATACCTAAATCTATATCGAAGTATGATGACAAAATGAACCGGATCATGACCGTCCCTATACAAGGGGCCGCAGCTGAAGACCTTTCTTATGCTGTTGACAAAGTAGGTAATATAGCTGTTTTGGTAGTTAAAGACAGAATATATCAAAGTAACGGTTCCGTCAGGTCTTTAGAGCACCCTCTTCTTACTTTATCCTTATATAGTGCAACGGGAAAGTTGCAATGGACCAGGTTTTTACCTGAACTCCCGGTAGGTAGTGATGACACCGATTTTTATATTCACAGTTTCACAAAATCGGTACATATAGATACTCAGGGTAGAATTATCATGCTACTTTCCAGAAGAACTGAGGCAGGTAAAGAACATGTATATGTCTGTCTGGGGTTAAATGGTAATCTTATCGACTATAAAAGGTCCCGGAATTTTACTCCATTTAGTAGGTACCGGAACCATAGTGGAGTCGCTTTAGATGATAATAACGAACTATGGTTTGCCCTTCAGTTATCAAAAGGAACTATCTTTTTCGATGAGTCTCCTATACCTCAATCCGGCATTTATTTATATAAACTTTCATCTGAGGGCAAGGTTGCATTTCGTAAGCTTTTAAGTAATGAAAATAATAATTACCTAAGGTTACAGTCTATAAGAGAACCATTATTTTTGGAAGGAAGCAATTATTATTATTTCGGCCAGGATGGAAGTGTTAAGTTCTTTTTGGATTATGGTATCAATGACTTTACGCTGCGCTATGCCGGAGAGTATCTTTATTTTCAAAGGAGAGTAACCGATCCGGATAATTTTTTTGTACTTAATTATGACCTGGATACATTAGCCAAAGTCACTATACCCGAAGGCAGGTTATTATTCCTGACCGAGGGTACCAGAAAAGAAATATACATGGCTGGGCTGCCTCAAAACAGTAGTGACTGGTATAACGTGATCTACACTCCCGCCCTGATGGACGAAGGCACAATCGATTCTTATGCAACAAACTTCGAGTATGAGGTTACAGACCATGTCGGCAATAAGTTTTCCTATATCGCCAATTTTATGGCTTCACGTATAGCAGAGGAAATCCTGGATGGTTCTGGCGTTAGTAATACCTTCGAAGAACTGTCAGTTTACCCCAATCCTGCTACCTCTGATATTACCTTTCACTATAAGCAGGGTGCTCCGCAAAATCAACTGACCCTCACAGACCTCAGCGGAAAGGTCATCCAAAGCTGGCACGATGTGCCTTCCACCGGCTTCACCATACCAAGAAATGGGCTACAGGCCGGTATCTACCTCCTCACCTTCGAAGATGCGGAAAGTAAGACCACCGAACGGATTATTTTTAAATAAGACCCTTTCTACCTCTATACGCAAAAAACCGCAGCGGGCACTCCGTTGCGGTTTTTCTATGGCCGGGTAAGAGAGGGCGTCTCCTACCTGCTGTTCAATTTATTTTTAAGGGCCTCCACCGTTTTCTTGCTATTTCCTAAGAACAACTCACCATCCACTATAAAAGCAGGGCGCTTCAGAAAAGTATATTCATTCAGCAGGTGTTCACGATAATCCAGTTCACTCAGCTCCTTTTCGTGCAGCCCCAATTCACGGTATTTTCTCGACCGGCGATTGAAGAGAGCCTCGTAGCTTCCTGCTTTTTTAGCCAGTTCGTCTATCTGATCTGCTGAGGCCGGGTTAGATTTTACTTCCTGCAAGTCATACCCTTCCGGCAGGTCTATTTCTCCCAGTATTCGCATGCACGTATTACACGTCTTCAGGTAAAACCCTTTATTTTCCATATTCTGTAATTCTTTTCTGATTTTCCCGCAAAACTATCGATCCCCACCTTTCTCTCAAAATACAAATCGATACTCACTCATTCACCACTTCCACATTCATCCATTAAAAAAGACGGACCGAAGTCCGCCTTTCTCTCAATATATAAAGTCAGTTTATTATTAGTACCTGAATACGGCTACCATGTCCGCATCCACAGACTGCTCAGGAAGCTCATCTGCTGATACAATATATGTCTCCCCACCATTGAGGATCGTCTCTACGGCAGACATACTTACCATACATTCGTCCTCTTTGCCGCGGTTATCGTGCAGCTCCACATTCTGAGTATCTTTATTAAATACTCCCCACATGTGCTGAGAATCCTCCTTGACAAATAAGGTTTCTATTCGGCCATTAAGAGCTGCCGGTACAATCTGATTTATGTCATAAGATGTTTTACCAGTGCCAGCCAGGTCACCGTAATGTTTACGGTGATCATCCTTACGCTTGTCGAAGTGATCTTTCATTACCTTCCAGGTCTTTTCGTGCAGCTCCTTGGCACTCATCTGGTCAGGGTTTCCATTTATGCCGGTATCAACAATGTTATTATGTTGACTCACCTTCCGGAACATCGGCTGGAGGTAGTCAACCGATACGATGATCATAGGTGAATGGTAATCATAGATCACCTCGTTTACCGCATCATCCACAAGGCGCAGGTATTCATTCACGTAGGCATCACGGTTATCTTTGCCACCACCCTGGCCATGATAGTTGGCTGCACTGGCTGTACCGGCTGAGTTACCTACCTGGCTTCTGTACTGCAGGCTCTGTTCCATTTCATAGTACTTGAGTACCTGCTTCATGCCGTTAGGCGCATTCTCTTCCATGTTCACCTCAAATATCTCATCGCGGTTAGCTTCAAAGAATCGAACCTTACTCAGGCTTAATGCCAGCACGAAGTAAGTCCCGTTTCCACCAAACATAGGGATCAGTTCCTTAAGGTGGAACGAGTGATTCACCATGTTTTTAGCGTTGAAGTTCATCGGAAGTCTGTAGTAGCGGAAATAATCTTCCGTAATGAACATGGCCAGACCATTCCATTGGTGGCGCCAGAACTCCCCATCTTCCAGTAAGTTGCGCGCATCGCGCAGCATAGTGTCTATCTTACGGTTATCCAGGCCTTTCTCCTCCAGTTTGTTTTCAATTTCCTGTAACTGGTTCTTAAACATGATACTATCCTGCCCTTCATTCACCTCGGCCCCGCGCTGATGGGTAGGAATATAAATACTGATACAGTGCTCTCCACGCACTTTTGCTAATTCTTCCAGGTCTGCTTTGGTGAATATCTTCATAATCTATCTTTATATGTTGTGTTCATTAAATAATTCGCATTCTATAAACCTGCTAACCCCCTTAGTTGTTTGCTATTAGGCTAAACTGAAAACTAAAAGGTAAGAGAGTATTTCACATGCGGTTACCTTCCGCTTGCAGGAGGTATGCGAAAAATTTTGAGTAAATGTGGAAACCTGGTAAGGTGTTTGCTTGTATAGTAATAGTGTCTATTTATCTTCTATTATTTGGATTTAAACGGCATTTATTATTTTATTTGAGTTATCGCTTACCAAAAATCGAAAAACAACCATAGGATGATGAGCAATTTCTGGAAGAAAACGGTAGTAGGATTTTTAATGATAGGGGGCCTGTTCTCAGGACAGGTTTTTGCACAGGACGACGAGGTACCCACCGACGAGGAGCTAAAAGCTTATATCGTTGTTATGGACTCTATCGAAGACATGAAGATCTCTATAGGTGAGAGAGTTAACGAAATGATTCAGAGTAGCGAACTGATGCAGGGCGGTCGCCGGTATAAGGAGCTTGACGCTACCAAGGGCGATTCTGTGAAACTGGTGGAAATCAGTGCTACTGAAGAAGAGATAGCTGAGTATGATGCTATTATCGCTTATACTGATTCGCTGACTATTCTTTTTAAAGAAAATTATACCACGCTAATCAAGGATGACCTTGGAGCGGGCACCTATAATAAAGTGCGTAAGGCAGAGAGAGACCCCGAGGTGAAAGAACGCATGAAAGCCATCCGTGAAGAAATGAAAGAGGAGGAAGAAAGCGAAGAAGAAGAAGCCGAGGAAGAGGTCGAAGGATAAGAATTTATTTTGACTGAAAATCGAAAGGCTGCTCCGGTAACAACCGGGCAGCCTTTTTCTATTTCAGATTATTTCAAACAAAGAAGGGTAGGGGATTACATTTTTTTGATCTCTGTTTCCTCTTCCAGTCCTTCCAGCACCTCTATATTTATGCCATCTGACATACCCGTTTTTATTTCTTTTCGGGTAAAGTTCTGGTCACCCTCATGTATTTCTACAAATACCTGGTTTTCCTCCATAAGCAGGTTGCTTTCCTTCACTGCCAGCACATTGGTTCGCTTATCCAGCACAATGTCCGCATTAGCACTGTAACCCGCCCGGATAAACTGCCCCTCTTTCAAATTTACCGCCGCGCGGATCTCAAATTTTATAGCCCCTTCTTCCTCC
It contains:
- a CDS encoding T9SS type A sorting domain-containing protein, coding for MTTNKLRHLILTLFCLLPLALLAQDYEILRVENVRDGWNKLKMGNNPSSFWNPKVDVTAGGNTHLELEFRISEGTPDLSRLQIRPNGYGGNPIKLADYVPVDFTYGFEWYTISIPLANFDTGIDFSQLNLLQIPYSNNAGLFVMEIRSVTFTGGATPYVWFGEGKRDNIHDGFGNSGQLIAAIEKEFYFQYDYSYPGRVEVAYYNEATEGYYLVDSCQIPQVSCIQDDENRPVEFLDPVVSNCEFISGTHNIQATLKDGSLVSESFVIPSLEPLGLVSADLTPPTDTIDGNIEVTVKGGRAPYFFRQQGSFVYQRSEGLFNETVDPFQWSYNPLYSYTATGHFPDLQVDLYENVYVQSGETIEKLDKYGVKLWDLHISNGFIYQLYVDPNGTLYVSGMAETGFNLEGRHLGVDTVTSFIARINANGQLEWLRNIGTDRVIAINSDRKGSLYLLTESIRLLKMGINGVLNYNILLNTDYEFLRAFGKIAFDDKGNIFAASSSGLYSPTTVLSKITEDGNVIFSKRLEGAGVVRGMIYRPYTDLVIIDYQMGPHIFYMTTFRSYNDDGTLSYTNTLDLFNNTFPGVAFDQAGLPYVIFQDATMHQLDMFGAIVHSYEIGDWVIFPEMVIDEVGNFHIATHSGYSGDFPVTTSSSGYTLLFKFSPPQKRNIIIPSGWSEHNILLEDVSNQSLSLNLNFTTTSITGINATLDNKAYEINWEPPLGEFTGYEIYRQDGEQLTRIGSVASYQTSFTHYTEVALKDKPEYVVRVLTKDGENESKPHSPAVLTAKAETGGKVDLNWQPYTGYENATYTIYRGVDEYSMEPVASLKNDQFTFSDKLPASGEYLYRLEIKGEEGISRSNTVAVSSEISEQEVALWPNPVIDVVHCRWEGRSRTNTLELTDLQGRLVAEMHNVDPSGYELKRGNTPAGIYLLTFEDAAGKTTERLVFR
- a CDS encoding T9SS type A sorting domain-containing protein, whose amino-acid sequence is MNTATTTFRTFFLIFLIFMSSGVFAREYNILHIENAYNTWTKLKIGNNPVDIWKPVNVLNGGNTHLEIQLRVIDGSPDLSRLEIRPNGYTGFPTVRFSSYTDPVQIKDVNWTTLKIPLADFSTSIDFSRLYLLQLPYSNNAGAFKMEIRSIRFTGGSNPYLWFGMDKTDNIHDGNGNPGQMVATIRQPQSINNDFQFLRVENLYANAGILKIGNNPEDFWNPKVDVTAGGNSHLDITLRLAEGSPDFSKLEIRPNGHTASPVALGGYLPPDFETGYDWHTIRIPLADFDASIDFNKVYLLQLPYNNGAGPFTLDIKKIAFTGGTTPYLWFGPGKRDNITNEEVYGLLNTSIRSDLYLSADVTYSSAVSPIGTASLIAVHKDKFDQSAFDHLWVWQDGYIGRTRNNLHPGVHTVVFGPLEEAYDTLVFRIASAGPLSGSVTVNPPTGDSEGSYAAFISGGVHKLDVTRNSGNGNPILTYKESISYDYFDRFIPQDNYLFDAYGNSYRVNYITLELIPKSISKYDDKMNRIMTVPIQGAAAEDLSYAVDKVGNIAVLVVKDRIYQSNGSVRSLEHPLLTLSLYSATGKLQWTRFLPELPVGSDDTDFYIHSFTKSVHIDTQGRIIMLLSRRTEAGKEHVYVCLGLNGNLIDYKRSRNFTPFSRYRNHSGVALDDNNELWFALQLSKGTIFFDESPIPQSGIYLYKLSSEGKVAFRKLLSNENNNYLRLQSIREPLFLEGSNYYYFGQDGSVKFFLDYGINDFTLRYAGEYLYFQRRVTDPDNFFVLNYDLDTLAKVTIPEGRLLFLTEGTRKEIYMAGLPQNSSDWYNVIYTPALMDEGTIDSYATNFEYEVTDHVGNKFSYIANFMASRIAEEILDGSGVSNTFEELSVYPNPATSDITFHYKQGAPQNQLTLTDLSGKVIQSWHDVPSTGFTIPRNGLQAGIYLLTFEDAESKTTERIIFK
- a CDS encoding arsenate reductase family protein; the protein is MENKGFYLKTCNTCMRILGEIDLPEGYDLQEVKSNPASADQIDELAKKAGSYEALFNRRSRKYRELGLHEKELSELDYREHLLNEYTFLKRPAFIVDGELFLGNSKKTVEALKNKLNSR